A window from Pseudomonas kribbensis encodes these proteins:
- a CDS encoding hotdog family protein, which translates to MTDWPLAELLPHAGDMILIDRILSFDDEQIHTTLTVKPDGLFSLPDGSLPAWVGVELMAQSVAAFAGCHARQKGNAVELGFLLGTRKFECNVEAFPVGCELTIHGIRSLEDDNGMGVFECHINAPGIEASARLNVFRPPHAAQYLEQLKESNDD; encoded by the coding sequence ATGACTGACTGGCCGCTCGCCGAATTGCTGCCCCACGCTGGCGACATGATTCTGATCGACCGGATCCTCAGCTTCGACGACGAGCAGATCCACACCACCCTGACGGTCAAACCCGATGGCCTGTTCAGTCTGCCCGACGGCAGTCTGCCGGCGTGGGTCGGCGTCGAGCTGATGGCGCAGAGCGTTGCCGCGTTCGCCGGCTGCCATGCACGGCAGAAAGGCAATGCGGTGGAGCTGGGCTTTCTGCTCGGCACCCGCAAATTCGAATGCAATGTCGAGGCGTTTCCCGTCGGGTGTGAACTGACCATCCACGGCATCCGCTCGCTGGAAGATGACAACGGCATGGGCGTGTTCGAATGCCACATCAATGCGCCGGGCATCGAAGCCAGTGCCCGGCTGAACGTGTTCCGCCCGCCGCACGCGGCGCAATATCTTGAACAATTGAAGGAGTCGAACGATGACTGA
- the hemE gene encoding uroporphyrinogen decarboxylase yields MTALKNDRFLRALLKQPVDVTPVWMMRQAGRYLPEYRASRAQAGDFMSLCMNPEFACEVTLQPLDRYPQLDAAILFSDILTIPDAMGQGLYFETGEGPRFKKVVSTLADIEALPIPDPHKDLGYVMDAVSTIRRELNGRVPLIGFSGSPWTLATYMVEGGSSKDFRKTKAMLYDNPQAMHLLLDKLAQSVTSYLNGQIQAGAQAVQIFDTWGGNLSAAAYQEFSLAYMKKIVSGLIREHDGRKVPVILFTKNGGLWLESIADAGADALGLDWTCDIGNARARVGDKVALQGNMDPTVLYAKPEAIRTEVGRILASYGKGSGHVFNLGHGITPEVDPEHAGAFLRAVHELSAQYHE; encoded by the coding sequence ATGACTGCCCTGAAGAACGACCGTTTCCTCCGCGCCCTGCTCAAGCAACCCGTAGACGTCACCCCAGTGTGGATGATGCGCCAGGCCGGCCGCTACCTGCCGGAATACCGCGCCAGCCGCGCCCAGGCCGGTGATTTCATGAGCCTGTGCATGAATCCGGAATTCGCCTGCGAAGTCACGCTGCAACCCCTTGACCGCTATCCGCAACTTGATGCGGCGATCCTGTTCTCCGACATCCTCACCATTCCCGATGCCATGGGCCAGGGCCTGTACTTCGAGACCGGTGAAGGTCCGCGCTTCAAGAAAGTCGTCAGCACCCTGGCCGACATCGAAGCCCTGCCGATCCCGGATCCGCACAAAGACCTCGGCTACGTGATGGACGCGGTCAGCACCATCCGCCGCGAACTGAACGGCCGTGTGCCGCTGATCGGTTTCTCCGGCAGCCCGTGGACCCTCGCCACCTACATGGTCGAAGGCGGCTCGTCGAAAGACTTCCGCAAGACCAAGGCGATGCTCTACGACAACCCGCAAGCCATGCACCTGCTGCTGGACAAGCTGGCGCAGTCGGTGACCTCGTACCTGAACGGCCAGATCCAGGCCGGCGCGCAAGCGGTGCAGATCTTCGATACCTGGGGCGGCAACCTGTCGGCGGCGGCGTATCAGGAATTCTCGCTGGCCTACATGAAGAAAATCGTCAGCGGCCTGATCCGCGAGCACGACGGTCGCAAGGTGCCGGTGATCCTGTTCACCAAGAACGGCGGCCTGTGGCTGGAAAGCATCGCCGACGCTGGCGCCGACGCACTGGGCCTGGACTGGACCTGCGACATCGGCAATGCCCGTGCCCGCGTCGGTGACAAGGTTGCGCTGCAAGGCAACATGGACCCGACGGTGCTCTACGCCAAGCCGGAAGCGATCCGCACCGAAGTCGGGCGCATCCTCGCCAGCTACGGCAAAGGCAGCGGCCACGTGTTCAACCTCGGCCACGGCATCACGCCGGAAGTCGATCCGGAACACGCAGGTGCGTTCCTGCGTGCGGTACACGAGCTGTCGGCGCAGTATCATGAGTGA
- a CDS encoding LysR family transcriptional regulator: protein MELRHLRYFIAVAEELHFGRAAQVLGISQPPLSQQIQALEQEVGARLFERTNRRVELSEAGRLFLEEARLVLAQVDKAADVARRAQLGELGELKIGFTSSAPFNSTIPQAIFSFRQRFPAVHLNLREMSSTMVADALVDESIEVGIMRPLGLPDSLSVVELMREPLVAVLSSKHPLAQGSEEGLFLSALALEPFVFFPRSYGSGLYSQLISLARDAGFSPHFAQEAGEAMTIIGLVAAGLGVSVMPASYQRMRIDGVVYRPLLDPEAVTAVWLVQRKDQKSPMAKAFVELLTRKVEAG from the coding sequence ATGGAATTGCGTCACTTGCGTTACTTCATCGCCGTCGCCGAAGAACTGCATTTTGGCCGCGCCGCACAGGTGCTGGGCATCTCCCAGCCACCGCTGAGCCAGCAGATTCAGGCGCTGGAACAGGAGGTCGGCGCACGGCTGTTCGAGCGTACCAATCGTCGGGTCGAGCTAAGTGAAGCCGGGCGATTGTTTTTGGAAGAGGCGCGGCTGGTGCTGGCTCAGGTCGACAAAGCGGCGGACGTTGCCCGGCGCGCGCAGCTTGGAGAACTGGGGGAGCTGAAGATCGGCTTCACCTCCTCGGCGCCGTTCAACTCGACCATTCCTCAGGCGATATTCTCCTTCCGCCAGCGCTTCCCGGCCGTGCATCTGAATCTGCGGGAGATGAGCAGCACCATGGTGGCTGACGCATTGGTGGACGAATCGATCGAGGTCGGCATCATGCGCCCGCTGGGCCTGCCGGATTCGCTGAGCGTGGTCGAATTGATGCGAGAGCCCTTGGTGGCGGTGCTCAGCTCCAAGCATCCGCTGGCCCAAGGCAGCGAGGAAGGCCTGTTTCTTTCGGCGCTGGCCCTCGAGCCGTTCGTGTTCTTCCCCCGCAGCTACGGCAGTGGTCTGTATTCGCAACTGATCAGCCTGGCCCGAGACGCGGGTTTCAGCCCGCACTTCGCTCAGGAGGCGGGGGAAGCCATGACCATCATCGGCCTTGTGGCGGCAGGCCTGGGCGTGTCGGTGATGCCGGCCTCGTATCAACGGATGCGCATCGACGGCGTGGTCTATCGGCCGCTGCTGGATCCCGAAGCTGTAACGGCGGTATGGCTGGTGCAGCGCAAGGATCAGAAATCGCCGATGGCCAAGGCGTTCGTCGAGTTGCTTACACGCAAGGTCGAAGCCGGCTGA
- a CDS encoding MFS transporter: protein MKTAVAPLAHEVPPAAADDVLTELQEIYIEKGTPAFMRTVLALFSGGFATFALLYCVQPMMPLLSHEYSINAAQSSLILSVATGMLAFGLLITGPISDRVGRKPVMVAALFAAALCTIASSMMPSWHGVLIMRALIGLSLSGLAAVAMTYLSEEIHPQHIGLAMGLYIGGNAIGGMSGRLITGVLIDFVSWHTAMMVIGGLALIAAAVFWKILPESRNFRSRSLHPRSLLDGFTMHFRDAGLPLLFLEAFVLMGAFVTLFNYIGYRLLAEPYHLDQVFVGLLSVVYLSGIYSSAKIGSLADKLGRRKVLWATIALMFAGLALTMFTPLPLVIIGMLIFTFGFFGAHSVASSWIGRRALKAKGQASSLYLFSYYAGSSIAGTAGGVFWHMAGWNGIGLFIGALLLVALLVALKLAKLPPLGGVKA, encoded by the coding sequence GTGAAAACCGCCGTCGCTCCACTGGCCCATGAAGTCCCGCCCGCTGCGGCGGACGATGTACTGACCGAACTGCAAGAGATCTACATCGAGAAAGGCACGCCCGCGTTCATGCGCACGGTGCTCGCGCTGTTCAGCGGCGGCTTCGCGACCTTCGCCCTGCTGTACTGCGTGCAGCCGATGATGCCGCTGCTGTCCCACGAATATTCGATCAACGCGGCGCAGAGCAGCCTGATCCTGTCTGTGGCCACCGGCATGCTGGCCTTCGGTCTGCTGATCACCGGCCCGATTTCCGATCGGGTCGGGCGTAAGCCGGTGATGGTCGCCGCACTGTTTGCTGCGGCCCTGTGCACCATCGCCAGTTCGATGATGCCGAGCTGGCACGGCGTGCTGATCATGCGGGCGCTGATCGGGCTGTCGTTGAGCGGCCTGGCGGCGGTCGCGATGACGTACCTGAGCGAGGAAATCCATCCGCAGCACATCGGTCTGGCGATGGGCCTGTACATCGGCGGCAACGCGATTGGCGGGATGAGCGGGCGTCTGATCACTGGCGTATTGATCGACTTCGTCAGCTGGCACACGGCGATGATGGTGATTGGTGGCCTGGCGCTGATTGCGGCGGCGGTGTTCTGGAAGATCCTGCCGGAGTCACGCAACTTTCGCTCCCGTTCGCTGCATCCGCGCAGCCTGCTCGACGGCTTCACCATGCACTTTCGCGACGCCGGCCTGCCGCTGCTGTTCCTTGAGGCGTTCGTGCTGATGGGCGCGTTCGTCACGCTGTTCAACTACATCGGTTACCGCCTGCTGGCCGAGCCGTATCACCTGGATCAGGTGTTTGTGGGGCTGCTTTCGGTGGTGTATCTGTCGGGCATTTACAGCTCGGCGAAAATCGGTTCACTGGCCGACAAACTGGGCCGCCGCAAGGTGTTGTGGGCCACCATCGCCCTGATGTTCGCCGGCCTCGCCCTGACGATGTTCACACCGCTGCCGCTGGTGATCATCGGCATGCTGATCTTCACCTTCGGCTTCTTCGGCGCACACTCGGTGGCCAGCAGCTGGATCGGCCGCCGGGCGCTCAAGGCCAAGGGCCAGGCCTCGTCGCTGTACCTGTTCAGCTATTACGCCGGTTCGAGTATTGCCGGGACGGCGGGCGGGGTGTTCTGGCACATGGCCGGATGGAACGGGATTGGTCTGTTCATTGGCGCGTTGCTGCTGGTGGCGCTGTTGGTGGCGTTGAAGCTGGCGAAGTTGCCGCCGCTGGGTGGCGTCAAAGCCTGA
- a CDS encoding class I SAM-dependent methyltransferase, whose protein sequence is MNYLSDSYVEETRFGFWFLRSHTWQHHVLRVAINDLRGLFSEALPANPVLLDAGCGQGKSFGHLRQTFAPQRLIGVDADPHSLELSAEEAARQGFTVELIGSDCATLNVPDASVDLLFCHQTFHHLVEQEKALAEFYRVLKPGGYLLFAESTEAYIDTWVIRWLFRHPMHVQKSAAQYLEMIRQQGFEFGERNVSYPYLWWSRAKDFGLLERFGLRQPKPFGQREETLVNVVARKPLEGIC, encoded by the coding sequence ATGAATTACTTGAGCGACAGCTACGTCGAGGAAACCCGTTTCGGCTTCTGGTTCCTGCGCAGCCACACCTGGCAGCACCATGTGTTGCGCGTGGCGATCAACGATTTGCGCGGCTTGTTCAGCGAAGCTCTGCCGGCCAATCCGGTGCTGCTGGATGCCGGATGCGGCCAGGGCAAATCCTTCGGCCACCTGCGCCAGACCTTCGCCCCACAGCGTTTGATCGGCGTCGATGCCGACCCGCACAGCCTGGAGCTGAGCGCTGAAGAAGCGGCGCGCCAGGGTTTCACCGTCGAGCTGATTGGCAGCGACTGCGCGACACTCAATGTGCCGGATGCGAGCGTCGATCTACTGTTCTGTCACCAGACCTTTCATCATCTGGTGGAACAGGAAAAGGCCCTGGCCGAGTTCTACCGGGTGCTCAAACCGGGCGGTTATCTGCTGTTCGCCGAGTCCACCGAGGCTTACATTGATACGTGGGTCATCCGCTGGCTGTTCCGCCATCCGATGCACGTGCAGAAGAGTGCGGCGCAGTATCTGGAAATGATTCGCCAGCAGGGCTTCGAGTTCGGCGAACGGAATGTTTCCTACCCGTACCTGTGGTGGAGCCGGGCGAAGGATTTCGGTCTGCTTGAACGCTTTGGCCTGCGCCAGCCGAAGCCGTTTGGCCAGCGTGAAGAAACCCTGGTCAACGTCGTGGCGCGCAAACCGCTGGAAGGGATTTGCTGA
- a CDS encoding excinuclease, which produces MQAKALIAAALFSLLPSASHATNLMYMPFETVLSDAIRAGRLDGSVKFYLIGNGPLGTQRMLQRGVVSDLKTNGFNKSDHDSCEWVLQSNLIALQAQAKRVGANAVTNIVSYYDQHVRKDLNTYECRAGVFVTRVALKGDLVRLP; this is translated from the coding sequence ATGCAAGCGAAAGCCCTGATCGCCGCCGCCCTTTTCAGCCTGCTCCCCAGCGCCAGCCACGCCACCAACCTGATGTACATGCCGTTCGAAACCGTACTGTCGGATGCGATTCGTGCCGGCCGGCTGGATGGCAGTGTGAAGTTTTACCTGATCGGCAATGGACCACTGGGGACTCAGCGGATGTTGCAGCGCGGGGTCGTCAGCGATCTGAAGACCAACGGCTTCAACAAGAGCGATCACGATTCCTGCGAGTGGGTGTTGCAGTCGAATCTGATTGCGCTGCAGGCCCAGGCCAAGCGCGTCGGGGCCAACGCGGTGACCAATATCGTCAGCTACTACGACCAGCATGTGCGCAAGGATCTGAACACGTACGAGTGCCGGGCCGGGGTGTTTGTGACGCGGGTGGCGTTGAAGGGAGATCTGGTGCGGCTGCCTTGA
- a CDS encoding addiction module antidote protein, whose product MTEQFTRWDSAEYLKTEEDMANYLDACMEEAGDDPAFIAKALGTIARARGMTQVARDAGLSRESLYRALSGEVNPEFGTILKVMKALGLKLHAST is encoded by the coding sequence ATGACCGAACAATTCACTCGTTGGGACTCAGCCGAGTACCTCAAGACAGAAGAGGACATGGCCAACTATCTGGACGCCTGTATGGAAGAGGCGGGTGACGACCCGGCTTTTATTGCCAAGGCACTTGGCACTATCGCTCGGGCGCGTGGCATGACGCAGGTTGCGCGCGATGCTGGGCTATCAAGGGAAAGCCTTTATCGCGCACTGTCAGGCGAGGTAAATCCTGAGTTTGGGACGATCCTCAAAGTCATGAAGGCGCTGGGGCTGAAGTTGCATGCCAGCACATGA
- a CDS encoding beta-ketoacyl-ACP synthase codes for MKRVVVTGMAGITSLGSDWDTIAGNFAANRSGIRRMDEWDRFSELNTRLAGPIDDFLVPTHWTRKQLRSMGRVSRLAVGAAEKALADAGLLGDESIKDGRMGVACGSSTGSTDEIKAFGNMLLNSVAEGLNANSYVRMMPHTTAANISIFFGLTGRLIPTSSACTSGSQGIGYAYEAIKFGRLPLMLAGGAEELCPTEAMVFDALYATSLKNDAPQTSPRPYDKGRDGLVIGEGGGMLVLEELEHALARGARIHAEIVGFGSNADGQHTTRPEQVTMRRAMELALEDAGLTPDAIGYVNGHGTATEQGDIAETLATSSLFGEHMPISSQKSFLGHTLGACGALESWFSIEMLNRDLYVHTLNLDEVDPHCGKLDYLRGEFRQMHHDYVMNNNFAFGGVNTSLIFRRWTPPN; via the coding sequence ATGAAGCGCGTTGTCGTCACCGGCATGGCCGGCATCACCTCGCTGGGCAGCGACTGGGACACCATCGCCGGCAATTTCGCCGCCAACCGCAGCGGCATCCGCCGGATGGACGAGTGGGATCGCTTCAGCGAGCTGAACACCCGACTGGCCGGGCCGATCGATGATTTTCTGGTGCCGACGCACTGGACACGTAAACAACTGCGCAGCATGGGCCGGGTCTCGCGGCTCGCGGTCGGCGCGGCGGAAAAAGCGCTGGCCGATGCAGGACTGCTGGGCGATGAGTCGATCAAGGACGGGCGCATGGGCGTGGCCTGTGGCTCATCCACCGGCAGCACCGACGAGATCAAGGCGTTCGGCAACATGCTACTGAATTCGGTGGCCGAAGGCCTGAACGCCAACTCTTACGTGCGGATGATGCCGCACACCACGGCGGCGAACATCAGCATCTTCTTCGGCCTCACCGGTCGCCTGATCCCGACCTCCAGCGCCTGCACCAGCGGCAGCCAGGGCATCGGTTACGCCTACGAGGCGATCAAGTTCGGCCGCCTGCCGCTGATGCTCGCCGGCGGTGCCGAAGAGCTGTGCCCGACCGAAGCCATGGTGTTCGACGCGCTGTACGCCACTAGCCTGAAAAACGATGCACCGCAAACCTCGCCACGTCCGTATGACAAGGGCCGCGACGGCCTGGTGATCGGTGAAGGCGGCGGCATGCTGGTGCTCGAAGAACTGGAACACGCCCTCGCTCGCGGTGCGCGCATCCACGCCGAAATCGTCGGCTTCGGCAGCAACGCCGACGGCCAGCACACCACCCGGCCGGAACAGGTCACCATGCGCCGTGCGATGGAGCTGGCACTGGAAGACGCCGGCCTCACGCCTGACGCCATCGGTTACGTGAACGGTCACGGCACGGCCACCGAACAGGGCGATATCGCCGAGACCCTGGCCACCAGCAGCCTGTTCGGCGAACACATGCCGATCAGCTCGCAGAAGAGCTTCCTCGGTCACACTTTGGGCGCCTGCGGCGCGCTGGAGTCGTGGTTCAGCATCGAAATGCTCAACCGCGACCTGTACGTGCACACGCTCAACCTCGACGAAGTCGACCCGCACTGCGGCAAGCTCGATTACCTGCGCGGCGAGTTCCGCCAGATGCACCACGACTACGTGATGAACAACAACTTCGCGTTTGGCGGGGTCAATACCTCGCTGATTTTCCGCCGCTGGACGCCACCGAATTAA
- a CDS encoding excinuclease, giving the protein MRFNQLAAALLICALPAVSQARDTAVYLPFDKAVAEATRTGKIDGSVKFYLAGNAPAGKVSVVSPGAVTNKKTNAFNKTDQEACEWVVQSAIISLHQAAKNAGANAVTNIVSFYKSNERKDAKNYECHAGAIMAGVALKGDLATVQ; this is encoded by the coding sequence ATGCGCTTCAACCAACTCGCTGCCGCCCTGCTCATCTGTGCCTTGCCGGCCGTCAGCCAGGCCCGTGACACGGCGGTCTATCTGCCATTCGACAAAGCGGTCGCAGAGGCAACCCGCACCGGCAAGATCGACGGCAGCGTGAAGTTCTATCTGGCGGGCAATGCCCCGGCCGGCAAAGTCAGCGTCGTCAGCCCTGGCGCGGTGACCAACAAGAAGACCAACGCCTTCAACAAGACTGACCAGGAAGCCTGCGAGTGGGTCGTGCAATCGGCCATCATCAGCCTGCACCAGGCGGCGAAAAACGCCGGCGCCAACGCCGTGACCAACATCGTCAGCTTCTACAAGAGCAACGAGCGCAAGGATGCGAAGAACTACGAATGCCACGCGGGCGCGATCATGGCCGGCGTTGCGTTGAAGGGTGATCTGGCGACGGTTCAGTAA
- a CDS encoding beta-ketoacyl-[acyl-carrier-protein] synthase family protein gives MTAYLNALGVICALGRDKQEVARHLFAGDCSGMRHEAGWVPERELPVAAVRGDLAPIPPQMAAHKSRNNQLLLEAALQIRDDIDAAIQAYGRERIGVVLGTSTSGIDEASQGLAHYIRNQQFPDDYDYRQQELGAPATFLADWLQLSGPTYVISTACTSSARALMSAKRLLDLGLCDAVLCGGVDSLCKLTLNGFSSLEAVSGERCNPFSANRNGINIGEAAVLFVMSRQRGDGPAIALLGAGASSDAHHISAPEPSGRGALQAMQQALDRARLQAEQISYLNLHGTATQHNDAMESLAVATLFPQGVACSSTKPMTGHTLGAAGALEAAFCWLSLSADNPDHALPPHVWDGQADPDLPALKWVTASERLASIAPRYLMSNSFAFGGNNVSLIIGDAP, from the coding sequence ATGACCGCTTACCTCAACGCCCTCGGCGTGATCTGCGCCCTGGGCCGTGACAAGCAAGAAGTCGCCCGCCACCTGTTCGCCGGCGATTGTTCGGGCATGCGCCACGAGGCTGGCTGGGTGCCGGAACGCGAGTTGCCGGTGGCCGCAGTACGCGGTGATCTGGCGCCCATTCCGCCGCAGATGGCGGCGCACAAGAGCCGCAACAATCAGTTGCTGCTGGAAGCGGCGTTGCAGATTCGCGACGACATCGACGCTGCCATTCAGGCCTACGGCCGTGAGCGTATTGGTGTGGTGCTCGGCACCAGCACCTCGGGTATCGACGAGGCCAGCCAGGGGCTGGCGCATTACATTCGCAACCAGCAGTTCCCGGACGATTACGACTACCGGCAACAGGAGCTCGGCGCCCCGGCGACCTTCCTCGCCGACTGGCTGCAACTGAGCGGCCCGACCTACGTGATTTCCACGGCGTGCACCTCCAGCGCCCGGGCCCTGATGAGCGCCAAGCGCCTGCTCGATCTGGGGCTGTGCGACGCGGTGCTGTGCGGCGGCGTCGACAGCCTGTGCAAACTGACGCTCAATGGTTTTTCGTCGCTGGAAGCTGTTTCCGGGGAGCGCTGCAATCCGTTCTCTGCCAACCGCAACGGCATCAATATCGGCGAGGCTGCGGTGCTGTTCGTGATGAGCAGACAGCGCGGCGACGGCCCGGCCATCGCCCTGCTGGGCGCTGGCGCCAGTTCCGACGCTCACCACATTTCCGCACCGGAACCGTCAGGTCGAGGCGCGTTGCAAGCCATGCAACAGGCGCTGGATCGCGCCCGACTGCAAGCCGAACAAATCAGTTACCTGAACCTGCATGGCACCGCCACCCAACACAACGACGCCATGGAAAGCCTGGCCGTTGCCACCCTGTTCCCGCAGGGCGTGGCCTGTTCTTCGACCAAACCGATGACCGGCCACACCCTCGGCGCTGCCGGCGCACTGGAAGCCGCGTTCTGCTGGCTGAGCCTGAGTGCCGACAACCCCGACCATGCCTTGCCGCCGCACGTCTGGGACGGCCAGGCCGATCCCGACCTGCCAGCGCTGAAGTGGGTGACCGCGAGCGAACGCCTGGCGTCCATTGCTCCCCGCTACCTGATGAGCAATTCGTTTGCCTTCGGTGGCAATAACGTCAGCCTGATTATCGGAGACGCCCCATGA
- a CDS encoding NAD(P)/FAD-dependent oxidoreductase: MPIVEMESRQVVIIGAGPSGAIAAALLKRKGHDVLVIERQHFPRFSIGESLLSHCLDFVEEAGMLDAVNAAGFQRKTGAAFAWGERYSAFDFGDTFTGGKPTTFQVQRADFDKLLADQAALQGVEIRYGDAIVSVDFDCPRPQLDVRREDGSEYRVEAGFVLDASGYGRVLSRLLDLEAPSNFPVRQAVFTHVEDHIDHPAFDREKILVTTHPQHRDIWFWTIPFSNGRCSVGVVAAAEHFNGRDADLDACLRGFIAETPSLAKVLNNAVWDTPARTLGGYAANVKTLHGPGFALLGNAAEFLDPVFSSGVTIAMRSASMAAGVLHRQLQGETVNWQSEFAEPLKRGVDTFRAYVEGWYAGTFQDVIFHEQASPDIRRMICSILAGYAWDERNPFVSEARRRLKTISELCAKDAP, encoded by the coding sequence GTGCCAATCGTTGAAATGGAATCCCGTCAGGTCGTGATCATCGGCGCCGGCCCGTCCGGCGCCATTGCCGCTGCGTTGCTCAAGCGCAAGGGGCACGACGTGCTGGTCATCGAGCGCCAGCATTTCCCGCGATTTTCCATCGGCGAAAGCCTGCTCAGCCATTGCCTGGACTTCGTCGAAGAGGCCGGGATGCTCGATGCGGTGAACGCCGCCGGATTCCAGCGCAAGACCGGCGCGGCATTCGCCTGGGGCGAGCGCTACAGCGCGTTCGATTTCGGCGATACGTTCACCGGCGGCAAACCGACCACCTTCCAGGTGCAACGTGCCGACTTCGACAAACTGCTGGCCGATCAAGCCGCGCTGCAAGGTGTGGAAATCCGTTATGGCGATGCCATCGTCAGCGTCGATTTCGACTGCCCGCGTCCGCAACTCGATGTGCGTCGCGAAGACGGCAGCGAGTACCGTGTCGAGGCCGGTTTCGTTCTCGATGCCAGCGGCTATGGCCGCGTACTGTCACGCTTGCTTGATCTGGAAGCACCGTCGAATTTCCCGGTGCGCCAGGCCGTGTTCACCCATGTCGAAGATCACATCGATCACCCGGCCTTCGACCGCGAAAAGATCCTCGTCACCACCCACCCGCAGCATCGCGATATCTGGTTCTGGACGATCCCGTTCAGCAACGGTCGCTGCTCGGTGGGCGTTGTCGCTGCTGCTGAACATTTCAACGGTCGCGACGCCGATCTCGATGCCTGCCTGCGCGGTTTCATCGCTGAAACCCCGAGCCTGGCGAAGGTGCTGAACAACGCCGTGTGGGACACCCCGGCGCGCACCCTCGGCGGCTATGCCGCCAACGTCAAAACCCTGCACGGTCCGGGTTTTGCTCTGCTAGGCAACGCCGCCGAGTTTCTCGATCCGGTGTTCTCTTCCGGCGTGACCATCGCCATGCGCTCGGCGAGCATGGCCGCCGGTGTATTGCACCGACAGTTGCAGGGCGAAACCGTGAACTGGCAAAGCGAGTTCGCCGAGCCGTTGAAACGCGGCGTCGACACCTTCCGCGCCTACGTCGAGGGCTGGTACGCCGGCACCTTCCAGGACGTGATTTTCCATGAGCAGGCCTCCCCGGACATCCGTCGCATGATCTGTTCGATTCTCGCCGGTTATGCCTGGGACGAACGCAACCCGTTCGTCAGTGAGGCCCGCCGCCGACTGAAGACGATTTCCGAACTCTGTGCAAAGGACGCCCCATGA
- the fabG gene encoding 3-oxoacyl-ACP reductase FabG has product MTEFVLVTGSSRGIGRAIALRLAKAGHDIVLHCRSGVAEAQAVKAEVEALGRNARILQFDVADRETCKAILEADVEAHGAYYGVVLNAGLTRDGAFPALSDDDWDVVLRTNLDGFYNVLHPVMMPMIRRRAAGRIVCITSVSGLIGNRGQVNYSASKAGVIGAAKALAIELAKRKITVNCVAPGLIDTAMLDENVPVEELMKMIPAQRMGTPEEVAGAVNFLMSAEASYITRQVLAVNGGLC; this is encoded by the coding sequence ATGACTGAATTCGTACTGGTCACCGGCTCCAGCCGTGGCATCGGCCGCGCCATCGCCCTGCGCCTGGCCAAGGCCGGCCACGATATCGTCCTGCATTGCCGCAGCGGCGTGGCCGAAGCGCAAGCGGTGAAAGCCGAAGTCGAAGCCTTGGGGCGCAATGCACGCATCCTGCAATTCGACGTGGCTGACCGCGAAACCTGCAAAGCCATCCTTGAAGCAGACGTTGAAGCCCACGGTGCCTATTACGGCGTGGTGCTCAATGCCGGACTGACCCGCGACGGCGCGTTTCCGGCGCTGAGCGATGACGATTGGGACGTGGTGTTGCGCACCAACCTCGACGGTTTCTACAACGTCCTGCATCCGGTGATGATGCCGATGATCCGTCGCCGCGCCGCTGGTCGCATCGTTTGCATCACTTCGGTTTCGGGGCTGATCGGCAACCGGGGACAGGTCAACTACAGCGCTTCGAAGGCCGGTGTGATCGGTGCCGCAAAGGCGTTGGCGATCGAACTGGCCAAGCGCAAAATTACAGTCAACTGTGTCGCGCCGGGCCTGATCGACACGGCCATGCTCGACGAAAACGTGCCGGTGGAAGAACTGATGAAAATGATCCCGGCACAACGCATGGGCACCCCTGAAGAGGTGGCCGGTGCGGTGAATTTCCTGATGTCGGCGGAAGCGTCGTACATCACCCGCCAGGTCCTGGCGGTCAACGGAGGCTTGTGCTGA